A portion of the Desulfurispora thermophila DSM 16022 genome contains these proteins:
- the aroQ gene encoding type II 3-dehydroquinate dehydratase, which translates to MKILVLHGVNLNLLGQREKAIYGQATLDDINSGLRELAGQLGVELECRQSNHEGQLVDWLQQAPGQYAAVVFNPGAYTHYSIALRDAIAAIAIPVIEVHLSNIYAREDFRHRSVLAPVAAGQISGMGVLSYRLGLLAAVELVRGGRNDGEEKCITAD; encoded by the coding sequence TTGAAGATTCTTGTGTTACACGGTGTGAATCTGAACCTGCTGGGACAGCGGGAAAAGGCCATCTACGGCCAGGCCACGCTGGACGACATCAATAGCGGTTTGCGGGAACTGGCCGGGCAACTGGGTGTGGAACTGGAGTGCCGGCAGTCCAACCATGAGGGTCAGCTGGTGGACTGGCTGCAACAGGCTCCGGGACAGTATGCGGCCGTGGTTTTCAACCCGGGAGCCTATACCCATTACAGCATTGCTCTGCGGGACGCCATTGCCGCTATTGCTATTCCGGTGATAGAAGTGCACCTTTCCAATATTTATGCCCGGGAGGATTTCCGCCACCGTTCTGTACTGGCGCCGGTGGCAGCCGGTCAGATCAGCGGGATGGGCGTGCTGAGCTACCGCCTGGGCTTGCTGGCGGCAGTGGAACTGGTGCGCGGTGGGAGAAATGACGGGGAGGAAAAATGTATCACAGCAGACTGA
- a CDS encoding DUF3243 domain-containing protein encodes MDIKTKINTSWDNWKHFLGQAVEFAEELGISRERIVSLAKQAGDVLAENVQPANPEQKALKELWSVADQQERQVLAGLMTKLSKQERSSGSMF; translated from the coding sequence ATGGATATTAAAACCAAGATCAATACCAGCTGGGATAACTGGAAACACTTCCTGGGTCAGGCTGTGGAATTTGCCGAAGAACTAGGTATCTCCCGGGAAAGGATTGTTTCTCTGGCCAAACAGGCGGGCGACGTGCTGGCGGAAAACGTACAGCCGGCCAACCCGGAACAAAAGGCACTCAAGGAGCTTTGGAGCGTGGCCGACCAGCAGGAAAGGCAGGTCCTGGCCGGTCTGATGACCAAACTGAGCAAGCAGGAAAGAAGCAGCGGCAGCATGTTCTGA
- a CDS encoding metallopeptidase TldD-related protein yields MEVVKISNQAQMSELAQKALDAVRRKGAGLAEVYISNNKELTVEVRHGRVETLKLTEERGLGMRVLLGDRMGFAFTTDLTPGGVEEVAGRAYQNAAAATPDQYRTIPRPAERYPEVDVFDPAIRAATVEEKTALAMQMEQVARDYDPRIKIIESAVYQDGEAEVFLYNTHGMQLSYRSAACVLYLALVAGQEDDHQTGFAIDYVLRYKDLNPEKVGREAARKAVSMLGARPVSTMTVPVVLDPYVATSFLGLLAPSLSADAVQKNRSLLAERLGQAVAAAHVQIIDDGSLPGGIASAPFDGEGVPTRRTVLVDGGVLKAFLHNAYTAAREGVQSTGNGVRHSYKATPEVGHTNLFIAAGNTAPEAMIKDISRGLYITEVLGMHTANPISGDFSVGATGLLIENGQLTRPVRGVTLAGNIIDVLQKISGIGHDLTFYGSKGSPTLLVAALTVGGH; encoded by the coding sequence ATGGAGGTGGTTAAAATTAGCAACCAAGCGCAGATGAGCGAACTGGCGCAGAAAGCGCTGGATGCGGTCCGGCGGAAGGGGGCCGGGCTGGCCGAAGTATATATCAGCAACAACAAAGAGCTTACGGTAGAGGTGCGCCACGGGCGGGTGGAGACGCTCAAGCTAACTGAAGAGCGCGGCCTGGGCATGCGCGTCTTGCTGGGGGACAGGATGGGTTTTGCCTTTACCACGGATCTGACGCCAGGCGGCGTGGAGGAGGTGGCGGGACGGGCTTACCAGAACGCTGCTGCGGCGACACCCGATCAGTATCGTACCATTCCCCGGCCGGCGGAGCGCTACCCGGAGGTGGATGTTTTCGACCCGGCCATTCGCGCGGCCACAGTGGAAGAAAAGACTGCGCTGGCCATGCAGATGGAACAGGTGGCGCGGGATTACGACCCGCGCATCAAAATCATTGAGAGCGCGGTTTACCAGGATGGCGAGGCGGAGGTCTTCTTATACAATACGCACGGTATGCAGCTGAGCTACCGCTCGGCGGCCTGCGTTCTATACCTGGCGCTGGTGGCCGGGCAGGAGGATGACCATCAGACCGGCTTTGCTATTGACTATGTGTTGCGCTATAAAGATTTAAACCCCGAAAAGGTGGGGCGGGAAGCGGCGCGCAAAGCTGTGTCCATGCTGGGTGCCCGGCCGGTTTCCACCATGACCGTGCCGGTGGTTTTGGATCCGTATGTGGCCACCAGTTTCCTCGGTTTGCTGGCCCCTTCCCTGTCGGCGGATGCGGTACAGAAAAACCGCTCTTTGCTGGCCGAGCGGCTGGGTCAGGCCGTAGCGGCGGCCCATGTGCAAATCATTGACGATGGCTCTTTGCCCGGCGGGATAGCTTCGGCTCCCTTTGACGGGGAAGGTGTGCCCACCCGGCGCACTGTCCTGGTGGACGGAGGTGTGCTAAAGGCATTTTTGCACAACGCCTATACGGCGGCCCGGGAGGGCGTACAGTCCACCGGCAACGGGGTGCGCCATTCCTATAAAGCCACGCCCGAAGTGGGCCACACCAACCTGTTTATAGCTGCCGGCAATACGGCTCCGGAAGCAATGATTAAAGACATTTCCCGTGGCCTGTACATCACCGAGGTGCTGGGTATGCACACTGCCAACCCCATCTCGGGCGACTTCAGTGTGGGGGCGACCGGCCTGCTGATTGAAAACGGGCAGCTGACCAGGCCGGTACGGGGTGTGACCCTGGCTGGCAATATCATTGACGTGCTGCAAAAAATCAGCGGCATTGGCCATGATCTCACTTTTTACGGCAGCAAGGGTTCGCCCACGCTGCTGGTCGCCGCGCTGACGGTGGGTGGCCATTAA
- a CDS encoding VWA domain-containing protein, whose amino-acid sequence MLSEIWPLVAALRRAGLDISTRQVQDFLRAWHLLGPERENLLLAMQACWGTGEWSRLVLERIVHYYFSSLPLPGTWPGGGDGDSSNVGSGAPGSLPPSAGPVLRRTLTCQQLAARMENLRRSLRAEFAAGAEENGQAGCGAGRRTGRAGGRALDRNGPGGVDTPGAGLLVSALDSEVPEQEVVAGLIRQLPPRAEESLAAWLGRLRRATGWAEREKSEPGQQGEFAALARVWQTEAERYWWQNRPAQREEIYQRYRLAEVSFNCLDREQFAALQKQVLRLGRKLAHRPGYRYRPASRGQVDLRRSVAAAARQQGIPLRLYFRRRVPARPALVILCDVSGSVAPFSAFMLLLVYAMQSSFASVRTFAFVEEVSEITPLLRQARPESVLDDIYRQTSVWQSGFSDYGRVWQQFAAQFAGVLTPEHILLVLGDARNNYKPSGVEYMAGVARRVKKVYWLNPLPAAAWQGEDCIMSVYAVHCAQVFECRNLAQLARVAETIF is encoded by the coding sequence TTGCTCTCTGAAATCTGGCCCCTGGTGGCAGCGCTGCGCCGGGCCGGTCTGGATATCAGCACCCGTCAGGTGCAGGATTTTTTGCGTGCCTGGCATTTACTGGGACCCGAGCGGGAAAACCTGCTCTTAGCTATGCAGGCCTGCTGGGGTACGGGGGAATGGTCCAGGCTGGTGTTGGAGCGCATTGTCCACTATTATTTCTCCAGCCTGCCCCTGCCCGGGACCTGGCCGGGCGGCGGGGATGGGGACAGCAGTAATGTCGGGTCGGGTGCTCCGGGTAGCCTGCCGCCGAGTGCCGGGCCGGTGCTGCGGCGCACGCTGACCTGCCAGCAGCTGGCTGCCAGGATGGAGAACCTGCGCCGGAGCCTGCGGGCCGAGTTTGCTGCCGGGGCGGAGGAGAATGGTCAGGCGGGGTGCGGTGCGGGCCGGCGCACCGGCCGGGCCGGCGGGCGGGCGCTGGACAGGAACGGGCCGGGCGGGGTGGATACGCCGGGCGCAGGGCTGCTGGTGAGCGCCCTGGATTCGGAGGTGCCGGAGCAGGAAGTGGTGGCCGGGTTGATCCGGCAGTTGCCCCCGCGGGCAGAAGAAAGCCTGGCCGCCTGGCTGGGGCGCCTGCGTCGGGCGACCGGTTGGGCGGAGCGGGAAAAAAGTGAGCCGGGACAGCAAGGAGAATTTGCTGCTCTGGCCAGGGTGTGGCAGACAGAGGCCGAGCGCTACTGGTGGCAAAACCGGCCCGCCCAAAGAGAGGAAATTTACCAGCGTTACCGCCTGGCCGAGGTGAGCTTTAACTGTCTGGACCGGGAGCAGTTTGCTGCTCTGCAAAAGCAGGTGCTCAGGCTGGGCCGCAAGCTGGCCCACCGGCCGGGTTACCGCTATCGTCCGGCTTCCCGCGGCCAGGTGGACCTGCGGCGCAGCGTGGCGGCGGCCGCCCGCCAGCAGGGGATCCCGCTACGCCTTTACTTCCGGCGACGGGTGCCGGCGCGACCGGCGCTGGTTATTCTCTGCGATGTTTCGGGCTCGGTGGCGCCCTTCAGCGCCTTTATGCTGTTGCTGGTCTACGCCATGCAGAGCAGCTTTGCCAGTGTGCGCACCTTTGCCTTCGTGGAGGAAGTGAGCGAGATCACCCCTTTACTGCGCCAGGCCAGGCCGGAGAGTGTTCTGGATGATATTTACCGGCAGACCTCCGTCTGGCAGAGTGGCTTTTCCGACTACGGGCGGGTGTGGCAGCAGTTTGCCGCGCAGTTTGCCGGTGTCCTCACGCCCGAGCACATCCTGCTGGTGCTGGGCGATGCCCGCAACAATTACAAGCCTTCCGGTGTGGAGTACATGGCCGGCGTGGCCCGGCGGGTAAAAAAGGTATACTGGCTCAACCCGCTGCCGGCAGCCGCCTGGCAGGGTGAGGACTGCATTATGTCGGTTTATGCCGTCCACTGTGCGCAGGTCTTTGAGTGTCGCAATCTGGCCCAATTGGCCCGGGTGGCGGAGACAATTTTTTAA
- a CDS encoding DNA adenine methylase yields MFRASCVRPPVKWAGGKSQLIPKMQLLFPRRSTYNLYIEPFLGGGAVFFHLQPERAVLIDSNPELMNFYQVVREKLPALLADLTKHVCEKEYYYYIRDLPVEGLSDVERASRFLFLNKTAYNGLWRVNRQGKFNVPFGRYANPRLYRAEHLQRVSVALQKAELICGDFSLVLDHAAPGAFVYFDPPYHPLSETSRFTSYTAGAFGSADQRRLSEVFRELDGKGCLLMLSNSDTPLIRELYAGYNIYVVQARRNINCQAKGRGAVDELIITNYLP; encoded by the coding sequence ATGTTTCGGGCAAGTTGTGTTCGTCCGCCTGTCAAGTGGGCTGGCGGCAAAAGCCAGCTGATTCCCAAGATGCAATTGCTTTTTCCCCGGCGCAGCACCTACAACCTGTACATTGAGCCCTTTTTGGGGGGCGGGGCGGTATTTTTCCACCTGCAGCCCGAGCGGGCGGTGCTGATTGACAGCAACCCCGAACTGATGAACTTTTACCAGGTGGTGCGGGAAAAACTGCCGGCCCTCCTGGCCGACCTGACAAAGCATGTTTGTGAGAAGGAGTATTATTACTATATACGGGATTTGCCTGTGGAAGGTTTGAGCGACGTGGAAAGGGCCTCGCGCTTTTTATTCTTGAACAAGACTGCGTATAACGGCCTGTGGCGGGTAAACCGGCAGGGTAAATTTAATGTTCCCTTCGGACGCTATGCCAACCCCCGGCTTTACCGGGCAGAACACCTGCAGCGCGTATCTGTCGCCCTGCAGAAGGCTGAACTCATTTGCGGCGATTTCAGCCTGGTGCTGGATCACGCCGCACCGGGCGCCTTTGTCTATTTTGATCCTCCTTACCACCCGCTTTCCGAGACGTCTCGCTTTACCAGCTATACGGCCGGGGCGTTTGGCAGTGCCGACCAGCGCCGCCTGTCGGAAGTGTTTCGCGAACTGGACGGAAAAGGATGCCTGCTCATGCTCAGCAACTCTGACACGCCGCTGATCCGAGAGCTTTACGCGGGCTACAACATTTATGTTGTGCAGGCCAGGCGCAACATTAATTGCCAGGCCAAGGGTCGGGGAGCGGTTGATGAACTGATCATAACCAACTATTTACCGTGA